Proteins encoded together in one Candidatus Bathyarchaeota archaeon window:
- a CDS encoding TldD/PmbA family protein: protein MERAGDLEDLGELVIKTLSRSEVKYGEARLCVEKAQTFSVNTGELEPVSLIVGKGIGIRALVKGSLGFASTNILERSAVREAALESVKLAEASSRRNKTPISLSNEDICEERWRTMVKEDPLNVSMEDKISLLQDLDGIASSENCPKRVLSISESTESRLLITTEGVKVSGEAVRVSFTGLLTAITSASSAQRIIQKGETAGWEAVAHWRLPDLIKEEAKSLSEVAECTKSSPTGLMDLILGPEVVGIICHEACGHPQEADRILGREAAQAGESYITPEMRGFKIGSDAVTIIDDPTLKGGFGSYPFDDEGVKARPRILIEEGRINEFLHNRETAPLFGCRSNASARAMGYDREPIIRMANTYMKPGGYSFEELVEEVDEGVFIKSFMEWNIDDRRWNQRYVGLEAFRIRKGEVEERIRDPVLEITTDNLFKSVDAASKELKFEAAICGKGDPMQGAPVWHGGPTIRLRGVKLSRR, encoded by the coding sequence ATGGAACGCGCAGGCGACTTGGAAGATCTCGGAGAACTTGTAATTAAGACGTTATCCAGATCTGAAGTTAAGTATGGGGAGGCTAGGCTATGCGTCGAGAAGGCACAGACATTCTCAGTAAACACAGGGGAGCTTGAGCCAGTCTCCCTTATAGTGGGGAAGGGCATCGGGATCAGGGCTCTGGTGAAGGGATCGCTCGGATTCGCCTCGACCAACATCCTCGAGAGGAGTGCTGTTAGGGAAGCCGCCCTCGAATCCGTCAAGCTTGCTGAAGCATCCTCCCGAAGGAATAAGACCCCTATCTCGCTAAGTAACGAAGACATATGTGAAGAGCGGTGGAGAACTATGGTTAAGGAGGACCCGTTAAATGTGAGCATGGAGGATAAAATCTCCCTCCTCCAAGACCTCGATGGCATAGCATCGAGTGAGAACTGTCCGAAAAGGGTTTTAAGCATTAGCGAAAGCACGGAGTCACGCCTCCTTATCACCACGGAGGGGGTTAAGGTATCCGGCGAGGCGGTTAGGGTGAGCTTCACGGGTTTACTGACTGCAATAACTAGTGCCAGTAGCGCTCAGAGGATAATCCAGAAAGGTGAGACGGCGGGCTGGGAGGCTGTAGCTCATTGGAGGCTTCCCGATCTCATAAAGGAAGAGGCTAAAAGCCTAAGCGAGGTTGCGGAATGTACGAAAAGCTCGCCTACGGGCTTGATGGATTTAATCCTAGGACCTGAGGTGGTTGGCATCATCTGTCACGAGGCATGCGGCCACCCCCAAGAAGCCGATAGGATCCTAGGTAGGGAAGCAGCCCAGGCAGGGGAATCCTATATCACCCCTGAGATGAGGGGGTTTAAGATCGGAAGCGACGCCGTAACTATAATAGATGATCCCACTTTGAAGGGGGGTTTCGGGTCCTACCCATTCGACGATGAGGGGGTGAAAGCCCGTCCGAGGATACTCATAGAAGAGGGGAGGATAAACGAGTTCCTCCACAATAGGGAGACGGCCCCTCTTTTCGGATGCAGGAGCAACGCGTCCGCCAGGGCTATGGGCTATGACAGGGAGCCAATCATAAGGATGGCTAACACATATATGAAGCCTGGCGGATACTCCTTTGAAGAACTGGTCGAAGAGGTTGATGAAGGGGTATTCATAAAATCCTTCATGGAATGGAACATCGACGACAGGAGATGGAACCAGAGATACGTGGGACTAGAGGCTTTCAGGATTAGAAAAGGCGAGGTTGAGGAGAGGATAAGGGATCCGGTCTTAGAGATAACCACCGATAATCTCTTCAAGAGCGTAGATGCAGCCTCCAAGGAACTAAAGTTCGAGGCAGCGATATGCGGTAAAGGCGACCCCATGCAGGGCGCGCCTGTATGGCATGGCGGACCCACGATACGACTTAGGGGGGTTAAACTGTCGAGGAGATAA
- the tadA gene encoding Flp pilus assembly complex ATPase component TadA: MSGKGLHNIIVPDTSVVIEGYISRSLARRKDVELVIPYAVLDELQAQASKGRELGWIGLNELTRVRRICEKNGISMRFVGGRPKLEDVRLATSGRIDSLIIEAAKEVGGTLYTADQIQSRVAQIQGVPAKLIKQRRKKRVLSFESFFTSDILSVHLKEDVPPLGKRGRPGKFALVALRGERCTRKELERIIKEILDAARTRRDSFVEINMSGAMVVQLGQYRIAIARPPFSDGLEVTIVRPIVELKLEDYRLSDKLMERLREKAEGILVAGPPGSGKTTFASSLAGFYSRQGKIIKTLESPRDLQVGPEITQYAPLEGSFEKTADILLLVRPDYSIFDEIRKSQDFNVFADLRSAGVGMIGVIHASNPIDAIQRFMGRIELGVIPQIVDTIIFIEYGMVKEVLTLSLTVKVPTGMTDTELARPVVEVRDFETNKLRYEIYTFGEENIIVPVEKVEGSPVEKLAKERILEIIRRYDPLAEVEVQSPSRAVVRVGEKAIPRLLGRRGANISRLEEILGLNIEVEGRREKKELYTIPFNLKESRSMLIISVDKSFAGKTVSVRVDGEDVAVSKVSRRGRITIPLRSEVGKAISKALDGMKEISIVMFED; the protein is encoded by the coding sequence ATGAGCGGTAAGGGATTGCATAATATAATAGTGCCGGATACATCGGTCGTCATAGAGGGATATATTAGCCGGAGCCTGGCACGGCGTAAAGACGTAGAATTGGTCATTCCATATGCCGTGCTCGATGAGCTTCAGGCTCAGGCCTCGAAGGGCAGGGAACTTGGATGGATAGGCCTCAACGAGCTTACGAGAGTAAGGAGGATATGTGAGAAAAACGGGATATCCATGAGGTTCGTAGGGGGGCGCCCGAAGTTGGAGGATGTGAGGTTGGCGACGAGCGGGAGGATCGACAGCCTAATAATCGAGGCTGCGAAGGAGGTGGGGGGCACCCTATACACGGCTGATCAGATCCAAAGCAGGGTAGCCCAGATTCAGGGCGTGCCGGCTAAGTTGATTAAGCAGAGGAGGAAGAAGAGGGTTTTAAGCTTCGAGTCATTCTTCACCTCGGATATTCTAAGTGTGCATTTGAAGGAGGACGTCCCCCCTTTGGGTAAGAGGGGGAGGCCTGGGAAGTTTGCCCTAGTGGCCTTACGCGGAGAGAGGTGTACAAGGAAGGAGCTGGAGAGGATAATAAAGGAGATACTCGATGCTGCGAGGACCAGGAGGGACAGCTTCGTCGAGATCAACATGAGCGGCGCCATGGTAGTCCAGCTTGGTCAGTATCGGATAGCCATAGCTAGGCCCCCATTCTCAGATGGCTTGGAGGTCACGATTGTAAGGCCCATAGTGGAGTTAAAGCTTGAGGATTACAGGCTGTCCGATAAGCTCATGGAAAGGTTGAGGGAGAAGGCCGAGGGGATCCTGGTCGCCGGACCTCCCGGCTCCGGTAAGACCACCTTCGCATCCTCGCTGGCGGGCTTCTACTCCAGACAGGGTAAGATAATCAAGACTTTAGAGTCCCCTAGGGACCTCCAAGTAGGCCCTGAGATCACCCAGTACGCGCCCTTGGAGGGGAGCTTCGAAAAAACGGCGGATATACTCCTCCTAGTCAGACCGGACTACTCCATATTCGATGAGATCAGAAAGAGTCAAGACTTTAACGTCTTCGCCGATCTCAGGTCTGCTGGAGTCGGCATGATAGGAGTAATACATGCGAGCAACCCTATAGATGCCATCCAGAGATTCATGGGTAGAATAGAGTTGGGGGTCATACCCCAGATCGTAGACACTATAATATTCATAGAGTATGGGATGGTAAAGGAGGTTTTAACGTTATCCCTAACGGTTAAGGTCCCCACGGGTATGACGGACACGGAGCTGGCGAGGCCGGTAGTGGAGGTTAGGGACTTCGAAACTAACAAGCTTAGATACGAGATATATACGTTTGGAGAGGAGAACATCATCGTCCCAGTTGAGAAGGTGGAGGGGTCTCCCGTCGAGAAGCTCGCTAAGGAGAGGATACTTGAGATCATCAGGAGATATGATCCGCTGGCTGAGGTGGAGGTTCAATCCCCCAGCAGGGCCGTCGTTAGGGTTGGCGAAAAAGCCATTCCTAGACTGCTCGGGAGGAGGGGCGCGAACATCTCCAGGCTTGAGGAGATCTTAGGGCTGAACATCGAGGTTGAGGGGAGGAGGGAGAAAAAGGAGCTTTACACAATACCCTTCAACCTCAAAGAATCCAGGAGCATGCTCATAATCTCGGTTGATAAGAGCTTCGCCGGTAAGACGGTATCCGTAAGGGTGGATGGGGAGGACGTGGCCGTATCGAAGGTGAGCAGGAGGGGGAGGATAACCATACCGCTGAGATCCGAGGTAGGAAAGGCGATATCCAAGGCCTTAGACGGGATGAAAGAGATCTCAATAGTGATGTTTGAAGACTAG